The proteins below come from a single Loxodonta africana isolate mLoxAfr1 chromosome 20, mLoxAfr1.hap2, whole genome shotgun sequence genomic window:
- the IFNGR2 gene encoding interferon gamma receptor 2 isoform X2, with product MLLSTASEWGDVSGVNCTKTTETWCNFTAASLSQGFPRHFNVSLRVQAELGERVSAWATVPWFQHYRNVTVGPPENIEVAPGDGSLIIRFSAPFDVDASMVTFQYYAHYWEKAGTQKVKGPVKSNFILLDGLKPLRVYCLQVKAELVWPAQGIVRPGHLSNISCSETTTDAATELEQAILIFVGTFLSVVLPMGACFFLVLKYRGLVKYWFHSPPKIPLQIEEYLKDPAQPILEALDKDRSPKEDAWDSVSIVSLPEKEREDALQNTLNQSAGPAPPFPERRH from the exons ATGTTGCTGAG CACTGCTAGCGAGTGGGGCGACGTGTCAGGAGTGAATTGTACGAAGACCACTGAGACCTGGTGCAACTTCACGGCAGCCAGCCTTTCACAGGGTTTCCCACGGCACTTCAATGTCTCTTTGCGTGTTCAAGCTGAGCTCGGAGAACGTGTCTCTGCCTGGGCGACGGTGCCTTGGTTTCAACACTACCGGAATG ttACTGTTGGGCCTCCAGAAAACATTGAGGTGGCTCCAGGAGACGGCTCACTGATCATCAGGTTCTCTGCCCCCTTTGACGTCGATGCCTCCATGGTCACTTTTCAGTATTACGCCCATTACTGGGAAAAGGCCGGAACCCAAAAG GTTAAAGGCCCTGTCAAGAGCAATTTCATTTTGTTGGATGGCTTAAAACCCTTACGTGTATACTGTTTACAAGTCAAGGCAGAACTTGTTTGGCCAGCACAAGGCATCGTTCGACCTGGGCACTTAAGCAACATATCTTGCTCTGAGACAACAACTGATG CTGCTACTGAACTTGAACAAGCCATCCTGATCTTTGTGGGAACCTTTCTGTCAGTGGTGTTGCCAATGGGAGCCTGTTTCTTCCTGGTCCTGAAATACAGAGGCCTGGTTAAATACTGGTTTCATTCTCCACCCAAGATCCCATTACAAATAGAAGAG TATTTAAAGGACCCAGCTCAACCTATTTTGGAGGCCTTGGACAAGGACAGGTCACCGAAGGAAGATGCCTGGGACTCTGTGTCCATCGTTTCACTTCCAGAAAAGGAGCGGGAAGATGCTCTCCAGAATACTTTGAACCAAAGCGCTGGCCCGGCCCCACCGTTCCCGGAAAGAAGGCACTGA